AGGGTCTCTGCAAGATGCTCTTCGTGGGGAATATCGCTATACCGTTTAACGGTCTTTGGCGGTAGACTGGGCGACTTCCGATGAGATTGTGGCTCGAGAGACATTTCTTGTGGATGTGGAGAAGGCTCCTCGGGAGGGTTGACCATCTCAAGCTGGTCAGGCAAATCATCAGCAGTCTCAAATTCATCATCCTGTTCCTCATCCGACGGCACAGCACGAATTTCTTCGACCGGGGGTTCAGGAACAGGAGCTTGCTCCGCGCTTTTCTCGGATTTCTTAGATTTTTTCTCTTTGGTTGATGTGGCATTTTTCTTCCGAGAAATCTCTTTTAATTCAGCCTTGGAAATTTGTTCTTCACTCTCCGGTACATGATTCAGCTCCTTGCTGACGATCTCGACGGAGACAACGGAGTCATGGCGCTCGGAATCATCTCGAACATCGGGAGCCCCgaacccaaaaaaatctCGAGGTTCTGGTAATTGTGCTTGATTCGTCTCTTCGGTGTTAGTCTTCTTTGTCCCCCTTTTCTTGGGTCCTTTTGCCGGCTTAGACTTTGGAGCTGGCGGCTCAGGTGCCTCTGGTTCATCTTCAACCGGTTCGACGTGAGGATCTGAATAGTCCTCGCGATCACTGGCATCCTCCACTTGATCATGTATGGTCGGTTGGATGATTTTAGGCGCAGCCTTGGACTTTTTAGTAGATTTCTTTTTCGATGCCCGTTGCTCTGCTGGCTCAGCCTCGATCTCAGGTTCAGATCCGACAGGTTGCGGGATATCTGCTTCGAGGCCTGCTTTAATTTCCGCTTCGATCTCCGAGTCACGAGGGGCTCGCCTGTCTGACTGAGAATTTGATGAAAAAGGGACATCGGAGATCTTGTAGGCCTTGGACGCTCTCTTTTTTGTGAGCTTCCGACCTCTATTGTGTTCTTCTAGCGAAGCAGCATCATTTACTGGCTCTGCATCCGCCATTGCAATGTCACTGTGTTCATAATTGTAGTTGCGAGTAATGCTGCTGCTCCGTGTTTTTTTAGCGCGTCTCTTCGCTGGGGGTTCTGCTGGCGGCTGCGATAGTTCTCTTTCCTGCATGCCAAATGAGTTTGGTTCATCCTTTATATCCTCGCTGTCCCTCTTTGTCCCTCTGCCTGAACGTTTGGGTTTGATAGGCTCTGGCTGGGTGACTTCTTCAGTGTCGGCCTCAACTTGGCTTTCCATCTCCGCAGATTCTTCCTTCCTGGCTTTAGATCCCTTGGATTTGCTCTTGGCTGCCTTCTTTGTAGATTTGGATTTTGTGGTTGCTTGGGAAATGATGCTTTGGTCCGTATAGTCATCCATTTCCATATCGGGCGCTTCGGATGAAACTAGGCCAACAGATTGGGTTGAAAGCCGGGAGGAAGCCTTGGACACACGAGACTTCTTAGCACGAGTGGATTTGGCCTTCGTTCCCGGAGGTTGGGCGAAGACAAAGAATGAGCAATCTGAAGAGCGACGATAATGTTCGTCACTTGGGGAGGGTCAGAAACTGTCCAACTGGGAAGGAGCGATGAAAACCCACAATGGATCGTCCTTGGGCTCCCAGCCATCCAAAGACAACTTGCAATAGACACAGCTGGCTAGGTCATTGCTCTCATCTGTAGGGCAGAAATACCATCCGCCTTCAACCATCTATCTTCGTTGTGAGCCAAGAGAATTTGGATACGGTGCAGCGGCGCCTTACCTTATCTGACTGGCAAACCCAGCCCTCTTTCCCGTCATGAGGCCATGCTGTACCAAATGTTGCCAGTCTCGCTTGTGTGATCCGATCGCCCGTAGGGTCTTCAATCGATGCGGGGTTAGAACTGCTTTGTTGGAGGTCCATCATAATGGCCCACCCGCAGTCGGGCGCATGTTTGAGATGCTCTGTGATGGGGTTATCATCCTCCTCCCAGCCGTCAAGCGCCCGGTGGCACTCGAAACAAGTTGTGTTGTCTGGATTTGTTTCGTATGGTTTGTAATAGAATCCGGCGTGTGCCAACTAGAATCCCGCGAAGTCAATCACCATGGAATGGGCGTGTGTAACATCTGCGAAGAATGACATACCTCAGCCGGTGAAGGTCGCTGGTGTGGCCATGTAATCGCTTTGGGCGTTTTTGTGCCAGAAGATCTGCGTTTTTCTGGCTTTAGCACAATGTCAAAGCTGGCTAGGCGGGCCGCAAATGTATCCATTTCAGAGACCATGGCGAGGTATCAGGGCAATCAGAGATAATCAGGACCTACGCCCGACATGTGAGGTGATCTTTCGTGGCGGAAGTAGGCAAAAATTATCGAAGGAGTCGATGTTGTTGATCCTCCGCGTCTGTTGACTTTTGGTTGTTATGCGTCTTCGACGCGTCCACGTGATCATTACTCAGCACCCGAATTAGATGCGGAGCAGGACGGGGAGTACGTCAGAGCCGGAAATGTTGACGGAGCACCCAAATTCACTTCACTTCAATTAACTCATTTGCATTCTATGCGGGCTGTTTGAATTGACTTAAGAATTGCGCTACGCGCCCCAGTTTTCTCTATCCGAACTCCAATCATGCCGGTAGTCACGGTATGTCAGATCCCCCACTGTATCCAATGGTCTCGCTACAACTTACATTCTAGATGGTTGCTTCTCGAGGAGCTAACCCCAGCTCTCTCTGGCGCTCACGCACTCTTCTCTCACCCTCAGGTGTTCTTCCTTCTACAGAGCGTTTTCTATCATTCGATTGTCATCCGATTACTCCCTACAATGGCCGACTCTCGG
The nucleotide sequence above comes from Penicillium digitatum chromosome 1, complete sequence. Encoded proteins:
- a CDS encoding Chromosome segregation protein BIR1, putative, coding for MVSEMDTFAARLASFDIVLKPEKRRSSGTKTPKAITWPHQRPSPAELAHAGFYYKPYETNPDNTTCFECHRALDGWEEDDNPITEHLKHAPDCGWAIMMDLQQSSSNPASIEDPTGDRITQARLATFGTAWPHDGKEGWVCQSDKMVEGGWYFCPTDESNDLASCVYCKLSLDGWEPKDDPFDEHYRRSSDCSFFVFAQPPGTKAKSTRAKKSRVSKASSRLSTQSVGLVSSEAPDMEMDDYTDQSIISQATTKSKSTKKAAKSKSKGSKARKEESAEMESQVEADTEEVTQPEPIKPKRSGRGTKRDSEDIKDEPNSFGMQERELSQPPAEPPAKRRAKKTRSSSITRNYNYEHSDIAMADAEPVNDAASLEEHNRGRKLTKKRASKAYKISDVPFSSNSQSDRRAPRDSEIEAEIKAGLEADIPQPVGSEPEIEAEPAEQRASKKKSTKKSKAAPKIIQPTIHDQVEDASDREDYSDPHVEPVEDEPEAPEPPAPKSKPAKGPKKRGTKKTNTEETNQAQLPEPRDFFGFGAPDVRDDSERHDSVVSVEIVSKELNHVPESEEQISKAELKEISRKKNATSTKEKKSKKSEKSAEQAPVPEPPVEEIRAVPSDEEQDDEFETADDLPDQLEMVNPPEEPSPHPQEMSLEPQSHRKSPSLPPKTVKRYSDIPHEEHLAETLVQSQTSPHDMHESRRNSKRSNRSASPLPLAYESTPSPSPQSSDAENKPPPSRPSASRPPVQSTTNHTDLRAPLAVSTPSPSKRNAIGGFRPSGHPWTPVDIDEVLFGEASDKENADLSELFKGVKASLTSPERKMTVQEWIAWNAKNGEERLKRECERLVGRFEKEGGRAMQRLAAIECID